A single region of the Demequina sp. genome encodes:
- a CDS encoding cold-shock protein — MAQGSVKWFNAEKGYGFIAQDGGGADVFVHYSAIQSDGYKSLEEAQRVEFEVTQGPKGPQAESVHII; from the coding sequence ATGGCACAGGGTTCTGTGAAGTGGTTCAACGCTGAGAAGGGCTACGGCTTCATTGCGCAGGACGGCGGCGGCGCCGACGTCTTCGTGCACTACTCGGCAATTCAGTCCGACGGCTACAAGTCGCTCGAAGAGGCGCAGCGCGTCGAGTTCGAGGTGACGCAGGGACCGAAGGGTCCCCAGGCGGAGTCCGTCCACATCATCTAG
- a CDS encoding PAC2 family protein, translated as MSKLVTWNADGVAQWAAEAPTEGAVLVHSLRGFLDAGKAGAIVAEHLRSFETINIASFDIDNLLDYRSRRPEMTFSINEWTAYDEPYLDLDMVRDGAGTPFLLLHGFEPDVKWERYIRAVRGIVDRLGVGLTLGTHGIPMAAPHTRPISVTVHGTRQELLPDTPTLFGTVTVPASAQNLMEYRFGQWDLAALNVAVHVPHYLAQSAYPQAAQRAILGLEDISGLELQPEDLDEAAARAQVEIDRQMGESEEIQQLVGVLEEQYDAFVEARGEGLPVDGELPSADELGAEFEKFLAQQRWDQPPNA; from the coding sequence ATGAGCAAGCTGGTGACGTGGAACGCCGACGGTGTGGCCCAGTGGGCCGCAGAGGCACCTACGGAGGGGGCCGTCCTTGTGCACTCCCTGCGCGGCTTCCTCGACGCGGGCAAGGCGGGCGCGATCGTCGCCGAGCACCTGCGGAGCTTCGAGACCATCAACATCGCGAGCTTCGATATCGACAACCTGCTGGACTATCGCAGCCGACGTCCGGAGATGACGTTCTCGATCAACGAGTGGACGGCGTACGACGAGCCGTATCTCGACCTCGACATGGTGCGTGACGGCGCAGGAACGCCCTTCCTGCTGCTGCACGGCTTTGAGCCGGACGTGAAGTGGGAGCGCTATATCCGCGCGGTGCGCGGCATCGTCGACCGGTTGGGCGTTGGGCTCACCCTCGGCACCCACGGGATCCCCATGGCCGCGCCGCACACGCGCCCCATCTCGGTGACGGTCCACGGCACGCGGCAGGAGCTCTTGCCGGACACCCCCACGCTGTTCGGCACGGTGACCGTCCCTGCGTCCGCACAGAACCTCATGGAATACCGGTTCGGCCAGTGGGATCTGGCCGCGCTGAATGTGGCCGTTCACGTCCCGCACTACCTCGCGCAGTCCGCGTACCCCCAGGCCGCGCAGCGCGCGATCCTTGGCCTCGAGGACATCTCCGGCCTCGAGCTGCAGCCGGAGGATCTCGACGAGGCCGCCGCTCGCGCCCAAGTGGAGATCGACCGTCAGATGGGCGAATCGGAAGAGATTCAGCAGCTCGTCGGCGTGCTTGAGGAGCAGTACGACGCCTTCGTCGAGGCCCGCGGGGAGGGGTTGCCGGTGGACGGAGAGCTGCCCTCAGCGGACGAACTTGGCGCAGAATTTGAGAAGTTCCTCGCACAGCAGCGTTGGGATCAACCCCCAAACGCGTAA
- a CDS encoding AAA family ATPase, with product MQDDRGATAQQAGLEAEQRVVDVLYARLDTLRDEAGERLADVRRGGPSGSPQNRSERDAFATLYEDRIAQLDAVEDRLCFGRLDLVAGDTLYVGRIGLSDAEHAPLLTDWRAPAARAFYSATAANPSGVIKRRHLTTQGRVVTAVEDDVLDVDALEESGLGDTLQGEGALLAALGARRTGRMGDIVATIQAEQDAVIRAPMTGALVVQGGPGTGKTAVALHRAAFLLYQHRALLESRGVLLIGPSQSFLRYIDHVLPSLGETGTVSTTLGGLVRGTDTSAHERDDVAELKGRLAMADVVRAAVRERQRVPRADQEFRIDGRVVVLRRHDVREAQARARRDGKPHNEARQSFAKEMISRLTAQLAEQLGESIDADDRRELERDIREDRNLRIAINLCWLPVTPETLLRDLFSKPHLLGNATRSLEPHERRLLLRSADAPFTDADVPLLDEAAELLGDMPGGGPARPAKPTKEELDYAKEVIASFGAHTMIKVDAETLARRMQGGVSRLSVAERAWADRTWTYGHVVVDEAQELSPMAWRMLLRRCPTRSFTIVGDVAQVGAPAGTRWWPETMDPLFGQSWILRELTISYRIPAAVARAAQAFAAAHSLPASELSAAREVDDSVVIVHDADANTRAASEARRIASDLASTGGGLVAVIADDSRHAALAAAIGNADITLINPLESKGLEFDVVVVVEPAEVAARPGDLYVAMTRPTQQLVLVHALDLPAGIA from the coding sequence ATGCAGGACGATCGCGGCGCCACGGCGCAGCAAGCAGGACTCGAGGCCGAGCAGCGCGTGGTCGACGTGCTCTACGCACGTCTCGATACCTTGCGCGACGAAGCCGGCGAGAGACTCGCCGACGTTCGCCGCGGCGGCCCCTCCGGCTCACCCCAGAACCGCTCAGAGCGCGATGCGTTCGCGACGCTGTACGAGGACCGCATCGCTCAGCTCGACGCCGTCGAGGACCGGCTGTGCTTCGGCCGCCTGGATCTGGTGGCGGGCGACACTCTCTACGTTGGCCGCATCGGGCTGTCCGACGCTGAACACGCCCCCCTGCTCACCGACTGGCGCGCCCCCGCCGCCCGCGCTTTCTACTCCGCGACCGCAGCCAACCCCTCCGGTGTCATCAAGCGCCGCCACCTCACCACCCAGGGCCGCGTCGTCACGGCTGTCGAGGACGACGTTCTCGATGTGGACGCGCTCGAGGAGTCCGGGCTCGGGGACACTCTCCAGGGCGAGGGCGCGCTGCTTGCCGCGCTCGGCGCACGCCGCACGGGTCGCATGGGCGACATCGTCGCCACCATTCAGGCCGAGCAGGACGCGGTCATCCGCGCGCCCATGACCGGCGCCCTCGTGGTCCAGGGCGGCCCCGGCACCGGCAAGACCGCCGTGGCGCTGCACCGCGCGGCGTTCCTGCTCTACCAGCACCGCGCCCTCCTCGAGAGCCGCGGCGTGTTGCTCATCGGTCCGTCGCAGTCGTTCCTGCGCTACATCGACCACGTGCTGCCTTCGCTCGGCGAGACGGGCACCGTCTCCACCACGCTCGGCGGGCTCGTGCGCGGCACGGACACCTCCGCCCACGAGCGCGATGACGTCGCCGAGCTCAAGGGTCGCCTTGCCATGGCCGACGTTGTGCGCGCCGCCGTCCGCGAGCGCCAGCGGGTGCCGCGCGCCGATCAGGAGTTCAGGATCGACGGCCGGGTCGTCGTGCTGCGTCGCCATGACGTTCGCGAGGCCCAGGCGCGTGCCCGACGCGATGGCAAGCCCCACAACGAGGCTCGCCAGAGCTTCGCAAAGGAGATGATCTCTCGCCTCACCGCACAGCTCGCCGAGCAGCTCGGCGAGTCGATCGACGCGGACGACCGCCGCGAGCTCGAACGCGATATCCGTGAGGACCGCAACCTGCGGATCGCGATCAACCTCTGCTGGTTGCCCGTCACGCCCGAGACGCTGCTGCGTGACCTGTTCTCCAAGCCGCACCTGTTGGGAAACGCGACACGGTCGCTCGAGCCTCACGAGCGTCGGCTGCTGCTGCGCTCCGCCGACGCGCCCTTCACCGACGCGGACGTGCCGCTCCTCGACGAGGCGGCGGAGCTGCTTGGCGACATGCCTGGCGGCGGCCCCGCACGGCCCGCCAAGCCCACGAAAGAAGAGCTCGACTACGCCAAGGAAGTCATCGCGAGTTTTGGCGCGCACACCATGATCAAGGTGGATGCGGAGACGCTGGCGCGGCGGATGCAGGGCGGCGTGTCTCGCCTGTCCGTGGCCGAGCGGGCGTGGGCGGACCGCACGTGGACGTACGGCCACGTGGTGGTGGACGAGGCCCAAGAGCTGAGCCCCATGGCGTGGCGCATGCTGCTGCGCCGCTGCCCCACGCGGTCGTTCACGATCGTGGGGGACGTGGCACAGGTGGGCGCCCCCGCGGGAACGCGCTGGTGGCCCGAGACGATGGACCCGCTGTTCGGGCAGTCGTGGATCCTGCGCGAGCTCACGATCTCCTACCGCATCCCCGCGGCCGTGGCGCGAGCGGCGCAGGCCTTTGCGGCCGCGCACAGCCTGCCCGCCTCAGAACTGAGCGCGGCTCGCGAAGTGGATGACTCCGTCGTCATCGTTCATGACGCCGACGCGAACACGCGGGCCGCGTCCGAGGCGCGACGCATCGCGAGCGACCTCGCCTCGACCGGCGGCGGCCTCGTCGCCGTGATCGCCGATGACTCGCGCCACGCGGCCCTGGCGGCGGCGATCGGCAACGCCGACATCACGCTCATCAACCCCCTCGAGTCCAAGGGGCTCGAGTTCGATGTCGTGGTGGTCGTGGAGCCCGCAGAGGTGGCCGCGCGCCCGGGCGACCTCTACGTCGCCATGACGCGACCGACCCAGCAGCTTGTGCTCGTTCACGCCCTGGATCTGCCAGCCGGAATCGCCTGA
- the serA gene encoding phosphoglycerate dehydrogenase — translation MPVRALLLENLSPRATEILEASGIEVENHVAAMDEEELIAALEGVELLGIRSKTQVTERVLQSASSLIAVGAFSIGTNQIDLAAAARLGVAAFNAPFSNTRSVVEMAVSEMISLTRRLPDANKSMHQGIWNKSAEGAHEIRGRTLGIVGYGNIGSQLSVIAEALGMNVIFFDSAEKLALGNATKMESLDALLREADIVTLHVDGRPGNSGFFGEHQFRSMKPGALFLNLSRGFIVDVEALREGLLSGAIGGCAIDVFPEEPKKKGDPFVSALQNLPNTILTPHIGGSTEEAQRDIGIFVATRLRDYVNNGSTGLSVNLPNLSADAASGSHRVAHLHINVPGVLATVNRVFAEHGVNIDGQQLATRGELGYVVSDIASGLTRDAVDALAGMPETVRLRVLS, via the coding sequence ATGCCCGTGCGAGCACTCCTTCTTGAGAACCTGTCCCCCCGCGCCACCGAGATCCTCGAAGCCTCCGGCATCGAGGTCGAGAACCACGTCGCCGCCATGGACGAGGAGGAGCTCATCGCCGCCCTCGAGGGCGTCGAGCTCCTCGGCATCCGCTCCAAGACGCAGGTGACGGAGCGGGTGCTGCAGTCCGCTTCGTCGCTCATCGCCGTTGGGGCGTTCTCGATCGGCACCAACCAGATCGACCTCGCGGCCGCGGCCCGGCTAGGCGTCGCCGCGTTCAACGCGCCGTTCTCCAACACCCGTTCCGTGGTGGAGATGGCCGTGTCCGAGATGATCTCGCTCACGCGCCGCCTCCCCGACGCCAACAAGTCCATGCACCAGGGAATCTGGAACAAGTCGGCGGAGGGAGCGCACGAGATCCGCGGGCGCACGCTCGGCATCGTCGGCTACGGCAACATCGGCTCGCAACTGTCCGTGATCGCCGAGGCGCTCGGCATGAACGTCATCTTCTTCGACTCCGCGGAGAAGCTCGCGCTCGGCAATGCCACCAAGATGGAGTCGCTCGACGCGCTGCTGCGCGAGGCCGACATCGTCACGCTCCACGTGGACGGACGCCCTGGTAACTCCGGGTTCTTTGGCGAGCACCAGTTTCGCTCGATGAAGCCTGGGGCCTTGTTCCTCAACCTTTCACGCGGTTTCATCGTGGATGTTGAGGCGCTGCGCGAGGGTCTGCTGTCCGGTGCGATCGGGGGCTGCGCCATTGACGTGTTCCCCGAGGAGCCCAAGAAGAAGGGCGACCCGTTCGTCTCCGCGCTCCAGAACCTGCCGAACACGATCCTCACGCCCCACATCGGCGGATCCACCGAGGAGGCGCAGCGCGACATCGGCATCTTCGTGGCCACGCGCCTGCGCGACTACGTCAACAACGGCTCCACGGGCCTCTCGGTGAACCTGCCCAACCTCTCCGCGGACGCCGCCTCCGGCTCGCACCGCGTGGCCCACCTCCACATCAACGTGCCCGGCGTGCTCGCGACCGTCAACCGCGTGTTCGCGGAGCACGGCGTGAACATCGACGGCCAGCAGCTCGCCACGCGCGGCGAGCTCGGCTACGTGGTGTCCGACATCGCGTCCGGGCTCACGCGGGACGCGGTCGACGCGCTCGCCGGAATGCCGGAGACGGTGCGCTTGAGGGTGCTCTCATAG
- a CDS encoding DEAD/DEAH box helicase, translating to MQSATIADALAGRDVLGKARTGSGKTLAFGLPTLARLADAGAALPRRPLAMVLVPTRELAMQVNDALEPYAHAMGVSLRLVAGGLSMAKQIAALERGVHLVVATPGRLADLTRRGHANLGSVRITVLDEADHMAQMGFMDEITELLRATPRDGQRLLFSATLDGDVEELVDTWMHSPALHDVTVGERPARVDHVGLNVPPHLKYQLAARIANRQGRTIAFVRTKLAADRIAEQMRSAGVLAVALHGDKPQAERTATITGFRAGTIPVLVATDVAARGIHVDHVDLVLQIDPPTDPKDYTHRAGRTARAGESGLIVTMVLPHQRKQTDRMFAGAA from the coding sequence ATCCAGTCGGCGACCATCGCCGACGCCCTGGCCGGGCGAGACGTCTTGGGCAAGGCGCGCACGGGCTCGGGCAAGACGCTCGCCTTTGGCCTGCCAACCCTCGCGCGCCTGGCCGACGCTGGTGCAGCCCTCCCCCGGCGTCCTCTTGCGATGGTGCTGGTTCCCACGCGGGAGCTCGCCATGCAGGTGAACGACGCGCTGGAGCCGTACGCGCACGCGATGGGCGTCTCGCTGCGGCTCGTCGCGGGTGGGCTGTCGATGGCGAAGCAGATCGCCGCGCTCGAGCGCGGTGTGCACCTCGTGGTGGCGACCCCTGGGCGCCTCGCTGACCTGACGAGGCGCGGTCACGCGAATCTCGGCTCCGTGCGCATCACGGTGCTCGACGAGGCCGATCACATGGCCCAGATGGGCTTCATGGACGAGATCACGGAACTGCTGCGCGCCACGCCGCGCGATGGCCAGCGGCTGCTGTTCTCCGCGACGCTCGACGGCGACGTCGAGGAGCTCGTGGACACGTGGATGCACTCGCCGGCGCTCCACGACGTCACCGTTGGCGAGCGGCCGGCGCGCGTGGATCACGTGGGGCTCAATGTGCCGCCTCACCTCAAGTACCAACTGGCCGCGCGCATCGCCAACCGGCAGGGCCGGACCATTGCGTTCGTCCGGACCAAGCTCGCGGCCGATCGCATCGCCGAGCAGATGCGCTCCGCCGGGGTGCTCGCGGTTGCGCTGCACGGCGACAAGCCGCAAGCGGAGCGGACTGCGACCATCACGGGCTTCCGCGCTGGCACCATCCCCGTACTTGTGGCGACGGACGTCGCAGCGCGCGGCATCCACGTTGACCACGTGGACCTCGTGCTGCAGATCGACCCGCCTACCGATCCGAAGGACTACACACACAGGGCCGGCCGCACGGCCCGCGCGGGCGAGTCTGGCCTCATCGTCACCATGGTGCTGCCCCACCAGCGCAAGCAGACCGACCGGATGTTCGCCGGGGCCGCATAG